The sequence below is a genomic window from Methylotuvimicrobium sp. KM2.
ATACTGCCGAATCTCAGCAGCATACAACTGGCCTTTGCCGAACTGCGACTGCCCTGGCAATCGGCGACCATCGTCTCGGTGCACAGCAAGGATGCCGGCGAGTGGACGCCGGGAGCCACGCCGCAACATGGCCTGTATGAACTGATGCGGCATTGTCGAAGCCAAGACTTGCTGGCGGTATTGACCAGTCCGGACAATACCCCGGCACGCATCGCCCGCCTGTTGCAAAGCGGAGGTTTGGCGAACCAATTCGATATCGCGGTCGCCCAGTGCCTAAGGCAAAACGAACAGCGCGTCACCGGCTTTATCGGCATCGCCGAAGCGGCTGAAGCCGTCTATGCCGACCCCAATGTAGCGATTCTGAAACGCAAAGCGCCGGCTCCAGCGCCGGTCCTGTTCGGTCTGAACGATGCGAGTTTTCGGCAGCGAAAACCGGAAAAAGGCCTGATCACCAAACGCGAAATACGCGCCGTCTCACTGGCGCGCATGCAGTTGACGCGCCGCAGCATCGTCTGGGACATCGGTGCAGGATCGGGCTCGGTCGGGCTTGAAGCGGCGCGCTTATGCCCGGACGGTCATGTCTATGCGATCGAGAAAAATGCCGGCGACATCGACAACATCGAGCAGAACCGGCTCAGTTGGGGCATCGGAAATTACAGCGTCGTCCACGGCAAGGCGCCGCAATTTTTGGACGCCTGGCCCGACCCCGATGCGGTCTTCATCGGCGGTTCCGGCGGCGAACTGGCCGAATTGATCGACTTGTGTTTGCAGCGCTTGCGGCCCGGCGGCTGGTTAGTGATGAACTTCGCGACCCTGGAAAACCTGTCGACGGCCATCGATACTTTAAAGCGCTTGGGCGCGGACTGGGACGCCTGCCAAATTCAGGCATCGCGCAGCAGTCCGATACTCGATATGCACCGATTACAAGCGGAAAACCCGGTATGGATCATTTCAGCAATACCTCATCATGAACAATAAACTCGGCACCCTCTACGGCATCTCGCTCGGTCCCGGCGACCCCGGCCTGATTACCCGACGCGCCTGGGACTTACTCTCCGGCCCCGGCCATTGGGCTTACCCGGTGCGCAAAAAAAACAGCGACAGCTATGCGCTGGACATCGCCTTGCGCGCCGGATTCGCGATGCCAAACGAACATAGCCCGTTGCATTTTCCGATGACCCACGACAGCGAAGTCCTGGAGCGTTATTGGCAAGAAGCGGCGCAAACCGTATTGACACAGTTACAACAAGGCCGGGACGTGCTGTTTCTGGTCGAAGGCGATGCCTCAACCTATTCCACCTTCGGTCATTTGCAACGGAGCGTTCGCGCGCTGGAACCCGGTGTGCCGGTCGAAGTCATTCCCGGCGTGGCCTCGTTTCACGCCGCCGCAGCGCGTTGCGGCGAACCGTTGGCCGATGTCGACGACACTGTCGCGATCGTCCCGGCCGGCTACGGCATCGAGCAAATCGAACGCATGCTGAACGATTTCGACACCCTGGTGCTGCTGAAAGTCAAACCCTTACTAGACGACATCATCGAGCTCTTGCAACGCCGCGATTTGCTCGAATACGGCTACTTCATCGAAAAAGCCGGCGCGCCGGAAGAGCGCGCCGTGCATGATTTGGCAAGTTTACGGGGGCAAAAGGTCAATTATCTGTCCCTGATGATTATCAAAAACCCGGGCCGCCGGCGTGGCGAGATGCAACGCGGCTGCCGCAAGAAAAAGGAAAATACCGATGCATGATGTGCGCGTTGCGATTATCGCGATCACCAAACACGGCGCGGCCATCGCCAGCCGCTTGGCCCTGCAAATCCCGGAAGCCGAAGTCGTGGTGTCGGCCAAACAGGCCGAACATCTGGGCGAGTTCGCCAATAGCCGTAAGGTTTATCAGGGCGCATTGAGCGCGCAGATCGCAGGCTTGTTCGAGTCTTACGATCAGCTCATTTTTTTGGTCTCGCTCGGTGCGGTCGTGCGCTTGATCGCGCCGCATCTCAAATCCAAGGACAAAGACCCCGGCATACTGGTCATCGACGATGCCGCGCAATTCGTGATTCCGGTGCTGTCGGGCCATGTCGGCGGCGCCAATGCCTATGCCGAAAAAGTGTCCGCGCTGCTCGCAGCGACGCCGGTGCTGACGACCGCGTCCGATGTCGGCAAGACCATTCCGGTGGACATTCTCGGCCGCGAACTAGGCTGGCGAGTGGAAGCGCCGAAGCTCAACATCACCCGCGTTTCGGCGGATGTGGTCAATCAATTGCTGATCGCATTCGTGCAGGAAGCCGGCAGTAAAAACTGGTGGACCCGGCCGACGCCGTTACCGGACAACATACACCGCTTCGAGCGTTTCGAGGATGTCGATCTCGAACGCTACCGGTCGATTTTATGGGTCACGCACCGGGACATCGCCCCGTCCGTCTGGCAACGGCTCGAAGAAAGGCTCGTGGTCTATCGTCCCCCGCAAGATCCATCATGAAAGTCATGATCGGCATCGGCTGCGACCGTCATGCGAGTCTGACCACCTTGCAAGAAGCCTTGGCACAGGCCCTGCACAGCTGCGGACTGGACGAATCGGCGATTGCGGGACTCGCCAGTATCGACAAAAAACAAGATGAGGCCGCGCTATTGCAACTGGCGGAAAGCCGGGATTGGACGCTGTATTTTTACCCGGCCGAAGCACTGGCGGGCGTTCCGGTACCGAATCCGTCGGCGGTGGTGTTGAAATACATGGGCACTCCGGCCGTGGCCGAAGCCGCCGCCTTACTGGCCGCGAACGGCGATCTGCAAGATTTGCTGGTCGAAAAACACAAACACCTAGGCGCGGACGGCAAAAATGCCACCGTGTCGATAGCGAGAATACCATGACAACAACTGGAAAAATTTTACTGGTCGGCATCGGTCCCGGCGCGCACGAACACATGACCTTTCGAGCCCGGGCAGCGATCGCCGAAGCCGACGTCGTGATCGGCTACAGTACCTATATCAAACTGGTCAAGGACTTGCTCGACGGCAAGGAAGTGATCAAGAAAGGCATGACCGAAGAACTGGACCGCAGCATCGAAGCCTACGAACATGCCAAACAAGGCAAGACCGTCGCGCTAATTTCCTCCGGCGACATCGGCGTCTACGGCATGGCCGGCCCGACTTACGAATTATTGCTCGACAGCGGCTGGACGCCCGACGATCCGATTCAAGTGGAAGTGGTTCCCGGCAGCACCGCGCTGTCCAGTTGCGCCTCCTTGGTCGGCGCGCCGTTGACCCATGATTTTTGTTCGATTTCGTTGTCCGATCTACTGACGCCGTGGCCGGTCATTGCCCGGCGTCTGGAAAGCGCCGCGCAAGGCGACTTCGTAGTGGCTTTGTATAATCCGAAAAGCGGCCGTCGTACCCAGCATATCGTCGAAGCGCAACGTATCCTGTTACGCCACCGCAGCCCGGAAACGCCGGTGGCCATCGTCAAATCGGGCTACCGCGCCTTGCAGAACATTCAACTCGTCACGCTGGCCGACATGGCCGATTGCGATATCGGCATGTTGACCACTGTATTGGTCGGCAACAGCAGCACCTTCGTCCGCGAAGGCTTGATGGTAACGCCGCGCGGCTACGCCAACAAATACGATGCGCTGACCGGTGAAACACGGGACGGCGAACAAGCGGGCCGCTCGCTGAGCATGGGTCTGGACGGCTGGAAAGGCGCAGTCCGCCGCTATTTACGCGACAATCCCGAAACGACGCTGCAAAAAACGGCGGCGTTTTTCGGTCAACCGCTGGCGGAAATACTCGATGCCGTCGGCCGGTCGACGCCTGACGAGTCAGCCGGTAGTTTCACCGCGCGGCAAGTGAGGCAGGACCAGCAAGACGGCTTGTTGGATTCGTTGCCGCACTGGGGCAAATTACGCGCCGTGGTTCGTAGCGAAGGCGGCGCGGTGGCCGAATTGTTGATCGACGGCGCCGACTTACAGAAAAAAAACGACTGGCTGAACCTAGTCAACGACGCCTTTCATTTACACATCGATTGGAGTCAGGCCCGGCAAACCTGGTTCGTCAGCCGAGGCGAGAAGGCTCACGGCATACAAGTGACCGACGCCCGGGGCGATTTATTGTTCAATCTATGGCTGGTCGCCGGCGATGCCGGCTTCGACGCCCAAGCATTGCAGCGCTATCGGGACGACCGAGAGGAATTATCCTAAATTCGGCAGTTTAACCATGAAGCACATGAAGTTCATGAAGGAATTCAAGAAATTACCTAAGCACTCTCGTTAACATTTTTGATGAGCGAAAATTCTCTACAAACGTGTAATAAGTTATTGAATCAACTTCCTATACTTCATGATCTTCATGGTGAAATGCTTTTTTAGATCTATGCCAAACTTTAACATCGGATATTCATCATGACTGATCACATACCCGCCATGCCCGAAAAACCCAAAATGGGCGACTACAAGCGCCATCTGCTGGTTTGCACCGGCCCGCGCTGCACCGAAGACGGCGAAGCGCAGGCCTTGTTCGAAACGTTGGGCGAAAAATTCAAAGCCGCCGGCATCGATAAAGGCACGCTCAGAGTCAAACGTACCCGCACGCACTGTTTCGCCACCTGCAAATCCGGCCCGATCATGTGCGTGCAACCCGACGGCATTTGGTACTACAACGTCAACGAAACCAATCTGCAACGCATCATCGACGAACATTTGCTCGGCGGCAAACCGGTCGAGGAATTGATTTATCATCGCGCTTGTTCTGCCGATGCAGTGAGCAGTGAGCAGTGAGCAGTGAGCAGTGAGCAGTGAGCAGTGAATGATGCGGTATTTCAAATGCTTGTCAAGACCGCATCTTAGGCCTCTCTTGTGGGAGCGATCCCCAGATCGTCCCTCACCTAGCGTTCACTGCCTTTAACCTAAATTCGGCAGTTTAACCATGAAGCACATGAAGTTCATGAAGGATTTCAAGAAATTACCTAAACATACTCGTTAACCTTTTTGGTGAGCGAAAATTCTCTACAAACGTGTAATAAGTTATTGAATTAACTTCCTATTCTTCATGGTCTTCATGGTGAAATGCTTTTTATAGGATTAAGTTAAGCATTTTTCCGTTCGCCCTGAGCAAAGTAACCGCCCTTCGGTCGCATGGCGTTACCATGAAACAGCCGCTGTTTGACGCGATTTTTAGCTTTTTTGTGAGCTTGTAAGTCATTGATTATATAAGCATAAAAAAGCTGTTTCTTGAGAGTCTGTCGAAGGGTGAATGGCTGATTGACTGACAAAACTCTTAACTCCTTAATTGCATAGTAAAAAGAAAAATGCGGCAGGGCAAATCATCCATCCAGCGGGATCGATCGGGTTGCCGTTTACTCGCCCGAGCGGGCTCGGGGTCGTGCAAAGCGTGCAGAACTAGACTGTCAATAATGGCATCACCGCGAGCGCAAGCACGCCGTATCCAATCCCAGCCGATACGGGCATAGCTATAACCGCGAAACCAATGCGGATCGACACGCCGCCGCTTGCCTGAGGCAACGACCGCACCCCCTTGGCAAACCAACACCAAGGTGGCGACCGCCATGATGAAACAGAGCCTTTGAAGCGCCTCGGTTTCGCGCAATTGCGAAGACTCCCACTGAAAACCGTTGGATTTGTGATCCAAAAAGCCCTCTTCGATGTTGAAGCGCCGCCCATATTCATAGAGCGTATCGCCATTGGTGGGTTGGTCGCTGACGATGATCCATGGTTCTTTCGCCCCTTTTTCCCAGCCGACCGCCAAGTGCGCAGGGATATGCGCACCGGTCACCCCGACATGGTGGTAATAACAAACTTCCCCGGCTAGCAAACGTAAGGCCAACTTGCGGTAGCCGCTGCCCGTTTTTTGGTAAAACCCGACGGAACGCTTGCAGCGAATACGCGCGTGCCAGCCGGCCGTCTTGCGAATCCAATTCAGCAATTCGCCATGTAAAAAGCCACGATCCGCCAGCAAAATGATCTCTCGTTCCGGAAACAGTCGCGCCGCAAACCCCAATACGCCTCGGTAGTCTTTGAACGCCACGCTCGCACTGGGATGTTTCATCACTTTCCAAACTAATGGAATCGACCTCCCACGATAAACCAGCGCCAACTGGATCACGCAGAACGTGTCCCAGAGCATCGAAGTATCTAAAGCGACCAGCAACGGCTCTTCCGTTACGTCCTTCAGAGCCTCCCGCAATAACGCCGCATACAACCGCAACACATCGATACGCCCATTCGTCAGCCAACGCTTGAAGCGTCTCTCGACGCTTTGCGCCAGCTCCGCACGACTCACGACATAAGGCGACCACTTACTTAGACTGATCCAACCACTGGATAATAAACCCAACACCATCCAAGCCACGGTATACAGGTGTCGTCTATCGCGCCATGGCGCATGGTGCAATAATTTCAAGATGCTATCGTATAAAGGCGTGCTCTGTTGCATGTTTCGCTTCCTTGCTAGAACCGGTCAAATATCGATATTATCTCCTAATCTTTTCGACTTTTGAGTTTTGTCAGTCAATCAGGGGTGAATGGAAAAGCCTGGGTCGATAAGTTAAGCCGTCCATGGTTCGACAGGCTCACCACGAACGGCTTAACTTAATGACAGTGTCACCTAGCGTTAGGTGGGAGAAAGCCGCAAACGTCAGAATACAATCAATGTTATCGAGATCGAATTGGCTAAACCTATGCAGATTTATACAAACGCACATTAACAATCGATAGTCATGGAATTCTTTCCGCTTTTCTTGAACATTAAAGACCACCCTTGCTTGGTGATAGGCGCAGGCGATATTGCGGCCCGCAAGATCGAATTGTTGCTTCGCGCCGGCGCCAAAGTCGTCGTGGTCGCGCCGGAAATCGGTGAGGCGGTCGCCGCCCTGCAAGACGAACATGCCATCGTCATTCGCCGAAAAGCCTTCACGAGCGACGATATCGACGGCATGCGCTTGGTGGTATCGGCAACCAACGATCGCCTCTCTAATGCCAAAGCCGCAACGTTGGCCAAGCAACGCCTTGTTCCGGTCAATGTCGTCGATAACCTGGACTTGTGCAGTTTTATTTTCCCGGCGATCATCGATCGTTCGCCGCTGCTGATTGCTGTCTCTTCGAGCGGCGCATCGCCGGTCTTGTCGAGGCTGCTTCGCGCGAAGATCGAAACCGCGATTCCGGCCTCTTTCGGGCTCTTGGCGGAATTCATCGCTACCTTCAAAACCCGGGTCGCACTACGGATACCCCAAGCCCGCCGGCGGCTATATTTCTGGGAGACGGTCATGCAAGGCCGCGTCGCCGAATTGATTTTTGCCGGACGGCAACAGGAAGCGGAGAGTCAATTGCTTGCGCAATTGGACCATGCCGGCGCCGCAGACACACCAGGCGAGGTATATTTGATCGGCACCGGCCCGGGCGACCCTGATTTATTGACGTTCAAAGCCTTACGCTTATTACGGCAAGCCGATGTCATCGTTTACGACAACTCGGTTTCCGGCGAAATTCTCAAACTCGCGCACAGCGATGCCGAAACGATTTTTGTCGGACAACAAGACGATAATCACAGTCTGCCGCCGGCGGCCATCCATCGACAGTTGGCGGAACTGGCTTCATCGGGCAAAAAAGTGGCGCGCCTGAAAGGCGGCGATCCTTTCATCTTCGGCCGGGGCGGCGAAGAAATCGAAACCTTGATGCAATCAGGCACCCACTTTCAAATCGTTCCCGGCATTACCGCGGCGTCGGCTTGTGCAAGCTATTCGGGCATTCCATTGACCCACCGCGATCATGCCCAGTCCTGCACTTTTGTCTCCGGCCATGTCCAAAACGGCCGTATCGATCTCGATTGGCGGCAATTGGCCAAACCCAATCAAACGGTGATCATTTATATGGGGATGTCGGGCCTTGAAAGCATTTGCCGGTCGCTGATCGATCATGGCTGCCCCGCCGACCTGCCTATTGCCGTGATTCAATCGGGCGCGACACACAAACAACGCGTGTTCATCGGCACGCTAAGCGACAGGCCTGCCTATTCGGAATTTGCCGAAAGCGATGCGCCGGCATTGACCATCGTCGGTACGGTCGTCAATCTGCATCGGCAATTGAACTGGTTTTCAACCTAGACTCGAAGATTTGTCCACGAAAATCACAAAATATACCTATCTGAGATCAAAATTCGGCACCGGGGTGCCCGTCAAAGGACGCCGTGAATACGTCCCTGTAGGCTCTATGCCAGCTCCATGCTGGCAAAGCCTTTGCCGAGCACCCCGGCGCCTCCTAATGCGCTGCCGAAATTTGAAGTGCGAAGAGTATACACACGGTTGTTACATAAATCTTTTAAACTACCTATTGGGGGAGCAACTTGGAGAGTATAACTAACATTCATGAAAGCCTGGCAATCGCCCCAGCAAATGAAAGTTTAACCGCGTAGCCCGGATGGAGCACAAGTGCAATTCGGGACGTTCGAGGTCAATTAACAAATCATTTAACCTCGATCGAACGAATTCCGTGTTCATCAGCTCCGGCAACATCGTATCATTTTACTTATCTTTACCATTCAGACGGCCGATTTCGCGCAACGTATCGTTCAATAGAGGCTGCAACTGTTGAATCGACTCAACTATCGTAGCTCCTTCCTCTAAAAGCTTAGACTCAATCTTTTCAGCCAACTTCCATACTTGTATCAGCGCCAAGTTTCCTGCCGTCCCTTTCAATTTATGCGCTAAGGCAAGAGCACTTTCACGATCGCCTTGAGCCATCATTTTGGCGATTTCGTCTCCGTCATGTCCGTGCGATTCGGCAAACTTTTGTAAGTATTTATAATAAGTTGCGGCATCGCCCCAATTATTAAGGCCTCTGTCTATATCTATCATGGGAAGCTGTGAATCGCTTTCCTTAGCTGAAGCGATCGGCTCATTCTTCGAATCAGCCGTTACTTGTAATCCGGTAACGTATTGTTGCAGATAAGCGATTAATTCCTCGACATCGAACGGTTTGGCAATGAATCCATTCATCCCGGCATTGAGCGCTGCAGCCT
It includes:
- the cbiE gene encoding precorrin-6y C5,15-methyltransferase (decarboxylating) subunit CbiE is translated as MSLCTIIGVLDDGAASLSREALQALREAKHVIAGSRLLEVLADDIAGARQYDLTARLTQVPNWIDAALADEEPVAVLASGDPLCHGIAGYLTGKLDPARVRILPNLSSIQLAFAELRLPWQSATIVSVHSKDAGEWTPGATPQHGLYELMRHCRSQDLLAVLTSPDNTPARIARLLQSGGLANQFDIAVAQCLRQNEQRVTGFIGIAEAAEAVYADPNVAILKRKAPAPAPVLFGLNDASFRQRKPEKGLITKREIRAVSLARMQLTRRSIVWDIGAGSGSVGLEAARLCPDGHVYAIEKNAGDIDNIEQNRLSWGIGNYSVVHGKAPQFLDAWPDPDAVFIGGSGGELAELIDLCLQRLRPGGWLVMNFATLENLSTAIDTLKRLGADWDACQIQASRSSPILDMHRLQAENPVWIISAIPHHEQ
- the cobI gene encoding precorrin-2 C(20)-methyltransferase, which translates into the protein MNNKLGTLYGISLGPGDPGLITRRAWDLLSGPGHWAYPVRKKNSDSYALDIALRAGFAMPNEHSPLHFPMTHDSEVLERYWQEAAQTVLTQLQQGRDVLFLVEGDASTYSTFGHLQRSVRALEPGVPVEVIPGVASFHAAAARCGEPLADVDDTVAIVPAGYGIEQIERMLNDFDTLVLLKVKPLLDDIIELLQRRDLLEYGYFIEKAGAPEERAVHDLASLRGQKVNYLSLMIIKNPGRRRGEMQRGCRKKKENTDA
- a CDS encoding cobalamin biosynthesis central domain-containing protein — encoded protein: MHDVRVAIIAITKHGAAIASRLALQIPEAEVVVSAKQAEHLGEFANSRKVYQGALSAQIAGLFESYDQLIFLVSLGAVVRLIAPHLKSKDKDPGILVIDDAAQFVIPVLSGHVGGANAYAEKVSALLAATPVLTTASDVGKTIPVDILGRELGWRVEAPKLNITRVSADVVNQLLIAFVQEAGSKNWWTRPTPLPDNIHRFERFEDVDLERYRSILWVTHRDIAPSVWQRLEERLVVYRPPQDPS
- a CDS encoding cobalamin biosynthesis protein — encoded protein: MKVMIGIGCDRHASLTTLQEALAQALHSCGLDESAIAGLASIDKKQDEAALLQLAESRDWTLYFYPAEALAGVPVPNPSAVVLKYMGTPAVAEAAALLAANGDLQDLLVEKHKHLGADGKNATVSIARIP
- the cobJ gene encoding precorrin-3B C(17)-methyltransferase gives rise to the protein MTTTGKILLVGIGPGAHEHMTFRARAAIAEADVVIGYSTYIKLVKDLLDGKEVIKKGMTEELDRSIEAYEHAKQGKTVALISSGDIGVYGMAGPTYELLLDSGWTPDDPIQVEVVPGSTALSSCASLVGAPLTHDFCSISLSDLLTPWPVIARRLESAAQGDFVVALYNPKSGRRTQHIVEAQRILLRHRSPETPVAIVKSGYRALQNIQLVTLADMADCDIGMLTTVLVGNSSTFVREGLMVTPRGYANKYDALTGETRDGEQAGRSLSMGLDGWKGAVRRYLRDNPETTLQKTAAFFGQPLAEILDAVGRSTPDESAGSFTARQVRQDQQDGLLDSLPHWGKLRAVVRSEGGAVAELLIDGADLQKKNDWLNLVNDAFHLHIDWSQARQTWFVSRGEKAHGIQVTDARGDLLFNLWLVAGDAGFDAQALQRYRDDREELS
- a CDS encoding ferredoxin; this translates as MTDHIPAMPEKPKMGDYKRHLLVCTGPRCTEDGEAQALFETLGEKFKAAGIDKGTLRVKRTRTHCFATCKSGPIMCVQPDGIWYYNVNETNLQRIIDEHLLGGKPVEELIYHRACSADAVSSEQ
- a CDS encoding transposase, with the protein product MQQSTPLYDSILKLLHHAPWRDRRHLYTVAWMVLGLLSSGWISLSKWSPYVVSRAELAQSVERRFKRWLTNGRIDVLRLYAALLREALKDVTEEPLLVALDTSMLWDTFCVIQLALVYRGRSIPLVWKVMKHPSASVAFKDYRGVLGFAARLFPEREIILLADRGFLHGELLNWIRKTAGWHARIRCKRSVGFYQKTGSGYRKLALRLLAGEVCYYHHVGVTGAHIPAHLAVGWEKGAKEPWIIVSDQPTNGDTLYEYGRRFNIEEGFLDHKSNGFQWESSQLRETEALQRLCFIMAVATLVLVCQGGAVVASGKRRRVDPHWFRGYSYARIGWDWIRRACARGDAIIDSLVLHALHDPEPARASKRQPDRSRWMDDLPCRIFLFTMQLRS
- the cysG gene encoding siroheme synthase CysG; the protein is MEFFPLFLNIKDHPCLVIGAGDIAARKIELLLRAGAKVVVVAPEIGEAVAALQDEHAIVIRRKAFTSDDIDGMRLVVSATNDRLSNAKAATLAKQRLVPVNVVDNLDLCSFIFPAIIDRSPLLIAVSSSGASPVLSRLLRAKIETAIPASFGLLAEFIATFKTRVALRIPQARRRLYFWETVMQGRVAELIFAGRQQEAESQLLAQLDHAGAADTPGEVYLIGTGPGDPDLLTFKALRLLRQADVIVYDNSVSGEILKLAHSDAETIFVGQQDDNHSLPPAAIHRQLAELASSGKKVARLKGGDPFIFGRGGEEIETLMQSGTHFQIVPGITAASACASYSGIPLTHRDHAQSCTFVSGHVQNGRIDLDWRQLAKPNQTVIIYMGMSGLESICRSLIDHGCPADLPIAVIQSGATHKQRVFIGTLSDRPAYSEFAESDAPALTIVGTVVNLHRQLNWFST